Within the Maridesulfovibrio zosterae DSM 11974 genome, the region CGTGAAGTCCTAATATCTTCGAGTGGAATATCGCGGTCATAGCAGATCAATCCACAGCGCAGGCAACGTGAAGTCTCAAGCTTCAAATCCTCTTCACATAAGCAGCCTTCAACTTCACTGAAAGTAGATATCCTTTCATCTCCTTCGCAAAGATGCGGCATTTTAGAGCGTTCTTTTTGTTTGCATCCGTCTACATCTGCGAAAAGAGTATAGGGGATGAGGTCTCGCATGATATTCTCAGTCACAGGAATAGTTTCTGTTGTAAGCAGGTCATGTATTGAACGTGCTGCACGCCTGCCTGCTCCTACTGCGGAAATGACAAGATCGGGACCTGAAAAAGCATCGCCTCCGGCAAAGACATAGGGAATTGATGTTTGCAATGTATCAGGGTCAGCGTTGATAGTACGCCAGTTGGTAAAATCAATCTGACATTGCTCTTCACCATCAGTATAAAAACAGGAAAGTTGTGGCTTTTGGCCAATGGCAGAAATAATAGTATCCACGGGATAGCGAACTTCAGAACCTTTTACAGGAACCGGGCGTCGCCGTCCTGATTTATCCGGTTCTCCAAGCTCCATTTTGACGCATTCAAGGTGAGTTGCAACACCGTTATTCGTGATGACTTTGGTTGGAGCTGATAGAAAAATAAATTTTACTCCTTCGTCGGCTGCCGCATCAATTTCTTCCGTGTTGGCCGGCATCTCATTTCTGGTTCTTCTATAAAGCATAGTAACGTCACAGCCAAGACGAATGCTTGTTCGTGCGGCATCAATGGCTGTATTTCCACCACCTACAACTATTACTTTCTGTCCTATTCCCGGCCTTTGTCCCAGACCTATTGATGTAAGAAATTCCGTTCCTGATAATACTCCTTCAGCATCTTCCCCATCAATTCGTAACGATCCGCTGGCCCATGCTCCAATTCCAAGAAAAAATGATTCAAATCCATCTTGTTGAAGTGTTTCTATAGAAATATCAACGCCAAAATTTTTGTTTAGCTGTACGTCAATTCCTAGATCGATAATGCCTTGAATTTCCCATTTTAAATCTTTTTTTGGAAGTCTGTATTCTGGAATTCCATAGCGTAACTGGCCACCAAGCTCAGGCATTGATTCAAAAATAGTGGGACTGTGCCCCAGACGGCGTAGAAAATATGCGCAGGAAAGTCCGGCAGGACCGCCGCCGATAACAGCCACTTTGCGTCCTGTATTTTTTGCGCACGGAATTTTGAGACGCAGATTATTCTTCATTTCCCAGTCAGCAACAAACCGTTTGATCATGTTAATTCCGACAGGTTTATCTACATGCTTGCGACGGCAGACATCTTCGCATGGTCGTGGACAAACTCTGCCGCAGACCAGCAGCAGGGGATTACGTTCACGTATAATGTTGACTGCTTCGGCGTAATCTCCTTTATTGGCTGCCTCAATGTAGCGTGGAATATTTATTTGACCGGGACATTTTTGCTGACAGGGAGCAAGGCAGTCAGTGATCTCTTCCTGATGAATCAGTTTTGCACTCATGGATACAATGGACAGAACACCTCGGGGACAGGCATCAACACATTTTCGGCAGGCTCTGCAAGCCAGCGGATCGATGACAGGCAGGCCTTCAGGATTCATATCAATTGCATCAAATGGACATACTGCCTCACAGGTTCCGAGGCCGAGACAACCTTCGGGACATGTAATACTGCCATCGTAAAGCAGAGCCTGGGCACGACAGTCTCCGGCTCCTTCGTAATTGAAAAGTTCTTCGGCCCGTTTTCCGCCGGTACAGTCCCTAAATGCCAGTTCCGGTTCCATTTCGAGAACTTCCAGTCCCATTACACTACCAACAGCTTTGGCTGTTTCTATTCCTCCGATAACGCAGACATTAGCCCCGGATTTTCCAGCAATAACGGCATTAGCTGCGCCGGAGCATCCTGCATAACCGCAACCACCGCAGTTAACGCCGG harbors:
- a CDS encoding FAD-dependent oxidoreductase: MILSSLLVLIGLGFTAATILAAASKILHVKEDPRIAQVENVLPGVNCGGCGYAGCSGAANAVIAGKSGANVCVIGGIETAKAVGSVMGLEVLEMEPELAFRDCTGGKRAEELFNYEGAGDCRAQALLYDGSITCPEGCLGLGTCEAVCPFDAIDMNPEGLPVIDPLACRACRKCVDACPRGVLSIVSMSAKLIHQEEITDCLAPCQQKCPGQINIPRYIEAANKGDYAEAVNIIRERNPLLLVCGRVCPRPCEDVCRRKHVDKPVGINMIKRFVADWEMKNNLRLKIPCAKNTGRKVAVIGGGPAGLSCAYFLRRLGHSPTIFESMPELGGQLRYGIPEYRLPKKDLKWEIQGIIDLGIDVQLNKNFGVDISIETLQQDGFESFFLGIGAWASGSLRIDGEDAEGVLSGTEFLTSIGLGQRPGIGQKVIVVGGGNTAIDAARTSIRLGCDVTMLYRRTRNEMPANTEEIDAAADEGVKFIFLSAPTKVITNNGVATHLECVKMELGEPDKSGRRRPVPVKGSEVRYPVDTIISAIGQKPQLSCFYTDGEEQCQIDFTNWRTINADPDTLQTSIPYVFAGGDAFSGPDLVISAVGAGRRAARSIHDLLTTETIPVTENIMRDLIPYTLFADVDGCKQKERSKMPHLCEGDERISTFSEVEGCLCEEDLKLETSRCLRCGLICYDRDIPLEDIRTSRVGEKVK